One part of the Pecten maximus chromosome 1, xPecMax1.1, whole genome shotgun sequence genome encodes these proteins:
- the LOC117325588 gene encoding uncharacterized protein LOC117325588, which translates to MQLAAPSKNQFFSDEVAAQTDFDVENINDICYQTSLSQPQLSFSVEEVKAAVKELNTGKAQDGANLQVEHFLYGGEDAYKITAQLLNAIATHRKIPLCMKQGILSPIYNRKGDKKNSVNYRGITIMPVLYKILEVLLRKHLKEITDPIQSRLQRGFTANASPLHCTLLVQEALLAAKARKQDLFIAFLDTKSAFDVVPHNSLNRKLFNSGVNGALWLLLRDLHQEATSCIKWDGVTSDPFSVLQGVRQGGVLSTELYKIFINDLLERLNNSGLGTTVGHLRIPAPTYADDVALIAESKEELAILINMAVDYSNREHYVLQPTKGVVMQVASSNRRELVPHHNFEINGAAMPIVEQTSHMGILRASRNQN; encoded by the coding sequence ATGCAACTGGCAGCTCCATCAAAAAACCAATTCTTTAGCGATGAGGTTGCAGCTCAGACTGACTTTGATGTAGAAAACATCAATGACATATGCTATCAAACATCTTTAAGTCAGCCTCAACTGTCCTTCTCCGTGGAGGAAGTAAAAGCTGCAGTCAAAGAACTAAACACAGGCAAAGCACAGGATGGAGCAAACCTACAAGTCGAACATTTTCTCTACGGAGGTGAAGACGCATACAAAATAACGGCACAGCTCCTCAATGCAATTGCTACTCATAGAAAGATCCCACTCTGTATGAAGCAGGGTATTCTCTCACCAATCTACAATAGAAAAGGCGACAAGAAGAACTCTGTAAACTACAGAGGGATTACAATAATGCCTGTTCTTTATAAGATCCTTGAAGTTTTGCTCCGAAAACATCTGAAGGAAATAACAGACCCCATCCAAAGTAGACTACAAAGAGGCTTCACTGCAAATGCATCTCCTCTACACTGTACTCTCCTGGTGCAAGAAGCTCTACTCGCGGCCAAGGCCAGAAAACAAGATTTATTCATTGCCTTTCTTGATACCAAGTCTGCCTTCGATGTCGTTCCTCACAACAGCTTGAACAGGAAACTGTTCAATTCAGGAGTGAACGGCGCTTTGTGGCTCTTGCTAAGAGATCTGCATCAAGAAGCCACCTCATGCATAAAATGGGATGGTGTTACCTCTGACCCGTTCTCAGTCCTCCAAGGTGTAAGGCAAGGGGGAGTACTCAGTACGGAACTCTATAAGATCTTCATAAATGATCTCCTTGAAAGGCTAAACAACTCGGGACTAGGAACCACGGTAGGACATCTCAGAATACCTGCGCCCACTTATGCAGATGATGTAGCCCTCATCGCAGAATCAAAAGAGGAACTGGCAATACTCATCAACATGGCAGTTGACTACAGCAATAGGGAGCACTACGTACTTCAGCCAACAAAAGGCGTAGTGATGCAGGTTGCCAGCTCGAACAGAAGAGAACTTGTCCCACACCACAACTTCGAAATAAATGGCGCAGCAATGCCGATTGTCGAGCAAACATCACATATGGGCATTCTTAGAGCATCAAGAAACCAAAACTAA